Proteins from one Sylvia atricapilla isolate bSylAtr1 chromosome 1, bSylAtr1.pri, whole genome shotgun sequence genomic window:
- the COLEC12 gene encoding collectin-12, translating into MKDDFAEEEEVQSFGYKRFGIQEGSQCTKCKNNWALKFSIILLYILCALLTITVAILGYKVVEKMDNVTGGLETSHRRYTEKLTEVESDLKKLDDQAGQKALNTNTELSSFRSDILALRQQLHDIAEKTTRNKETLEKLQESGNVLDDRQNQMKSALDSNSFMIISVNKTLQAYTGYINNLQQDTSNIQTNLQSQEHSHNVVIMSLNNLNLTQIQQRNLISALQKSVEDTSSAILKIKNDFQNLQQVVLQARKDTDWLKEKVHSLQALAANNSAMAKANNDTLEDMNNQLSSFSGQMENITTIAQANEQSLKDLQEQHKGDENRTAAKFSHLEEKFQVFETDIVNIISNISYTAHHLRTLTSNLNEVRTTCTDTLSKHSDELISMNSTLANIRIDSASLKVQQDLMRSRLDVEVANLSVIMEEMKLVDSKHGQLIKNFTILQGPPGPRGPKGDRGPQGPLGPAGLKGQKGEKGEPGPPGPAGEKGPPGPAGPPGEKGGKGSRGSPGSKGQRGSPGKTGLPGPNGDPGPPGPPGKDGPPGPQGPPGSQGLQGTVGSPGLPGPRGLTGLPGVPGLPGPKGPPGPPGPPGPGMPMALRSEPTPEPEANGCSPRWKNYTEKCYYFSTERDFFEDAKLFCEKKASHLVIINDKEEQQWLKRQVFGKGTFWIGLTDSEKENEWRWVDGSLPVYTNWKIGQPDNWSYGHELGEDCAGLIYGGVWNDFYCEDVHNFICEKDMDKGQVHGV; encoded by the exons TTGTAGAAAAAATGGACAATGTGACAGGTGGCCTGGAAACATCCCACAGAAGATACACAGAAAAGCTCACAGAAGTGGAGAGTGATCTGAAGAAATTAG ATGACCAAGCTGGACAAAAAGCCTTGAATACTAACACTGAACTGTCCAGCTTCAGATCTGATATTCTGGCTCTTCGTCAGCAACTTCATGACATTGCAGAGAAAACTACCAGGAACAAAGAGACACTGGAGAAGCTGCAAGAGTCTGGAAATGTATTAGATGATAGACAGAACCAAATGAAAAGTGCCTTAGACAGTAACTCTTTCATGATCATCAGTGTCAATAAGACTCTTCAGGCATATACTGGCTATATCAACAATCTTCAGCAAGACACAAGTAATATACAAACCAACCTGCAAAGCCAAGAGCATTCTCATAATGTAGTCATCATGAGCCTGAACAACTTAAACCTGACTCAAATACAGCAAAGAAATCTTATCAGTGCCTTACAGAAGTCAGTGGAAGATACAAGCTCAGCTATTCTAAAAATCAAGAATGACTTTCAAAATCTGCAGCAGGTTGTCCTTCAGGCCCGGAAGGACACTGACTGGCTTAAGGAGAAAGTACACAGTTTACAGGCTTTGGCTGCCAACAACTCAGCAATGGCAAAAGCCAACAATGATACACTTGAAGACATGAACAATCAGCTCAGCTCCTTCAGTGGGCAGATGGAGAACATCACCACAATTGCCCAAGCCAACGAACAAAGTCTAAAGGATCTCCAGGAACAGCATAAAGGAGATGAAAACAGAACTGCTGCCAAATTCAGCCATCTGGAAGAGAAGTTCCAGGTCTTTGAAACCGATATAGTCAATATCATCAGCAACATCAGCTACACTGCTCATCATCTACGGACACTGACGAGCAATCTCAATGAGGTCAGGACAACTTGTACAGACACCTTAAGTAAACACTCAGATGAGCTGATTTCCATGAACAGCACACTAGCCAATATTCGCATAGACTCTGCATCTCTCAAGGTGCAACAGGATTTGATGAGGTCAAGGTTAGATGTTGAAGTTGCCAATTTGTCAGTAATAATGGAAGAAATGAAGCTGGTGGATTCCAAACATGGCCAGCTCATCAAAAACTTCACTATCCTACAAG GCCCTCCTGGTCCAAGGGGACCTAAAGGTGACAGAGGTCCTCAAGGTCCTCTTGGCCCTGCTGGCctaaaaggacaaaaaggagagaaaggagagccCGGACCACCAGGACCTGCAGGCGAGAAGGGCCCCCCTGGGCCAGCCGGGCcaccaggagaaaaaggagggaaagggtCAAGAGGATCACCTGGTTCCAAAGGTCAGAGAGGTTCTCCTGGCAAGACAGGTCTGCCTGGACCAAATGGAGACCCTgggccaccagggccaccaggCAAGGATGGCCCGCCAGGGCCTCAAGGCCCACCAGGATCTCAAGGCCTGCAAGGAACGGTGGGAAGCCCAGGGCTACCAGGACCACGAGGACTAACTGGACTACCTGGAGTCCCTGGGCTGCCTGGTCCGAAGGGCCCACCTGGCCCACCAGGGCCGCCAGGTCCAGGGATGCCAATGGCACTAAGGAGTGAACCTACGCCCGAACCCGAGGCTAATG GTTGTTCTCCCCGTTGGAAGAACTATACAGAAAAATGCTATTACTTTTCaactgaaagagatttttttgaagATGCAAAGttattctgtgaaaagaaagcaTCACACTTGGTTATCATCAACGACAAAGAGGAGCAG CAATGGCTAAAAAGGCAGGTTTTTGGGAAAGGCACCTTCTGGATTGGACTAACAgattcagagaaggaaaatgaatggAGATGGGTGGATGGATCCTTACCAGTTTACAC aaactggaaaattgGGCAGCCTGATAACTGGAGTTACGGGCATGAGCTAGGGGAAGACTGCGCTGGGTTGATCTATGGTGGGGTCTGGAATGACTTCTACTGTGAAGATGTTCACAATTTCATTTGTGAAAAAGACATGGACAAAG GGCAAGTTCATGGAGTGTAA